Proteins encoded in a region of the Acidimicrobiia bacterium genome:
- a CDS encoding mechanosensitive ion channel — protein sequence MTWITENLGIAADLQGKLLASFVTLVVLFVVRFLILRSIHQRLDDGEAGYRSTKLTTYTVTIIGILGLTWIWLDAFDNVATYLGLVSAGIAIALSDVLKNMAGWMYLLTRRPFKVGDRIEINEVRGDVVDIRLFRFSLMEVGNWVDADQSTGRLIHIPNGNVFTTPIANYTEGFEYIWHELPFLVTFESNWRAAEAMLNAALAEHAPKLDRAAEMQIRSTARRYQIKIGAITPIVYMTVRDSGVLLTGRFLVDARRRRGTEELIWRSILDAIAADPTVELAYPTVRTFFQGSLPITQSPAGSDQDKPGG from the coding sequence GTGACCTGGATCACCGAGAACCTGGGTATCGCCGCCGACTTACAGGGCAAACTCCTGGCTTCGTTTGTCACGCTGGTGGTGCTCTTCGTCGTCCGGTTCCTGATTCTGCGCAGTATCCATCAGCGCCTCGACGACGGGGAGGCCGGGTACCGGTCCACCAAGCTGACCACCTACACGGTGACGATCATCGGCATTCTCGGCCTGACATGGATCTGGCTCGATGCCTTCGACAACGTGGCCACCTACCTGGGGCTCGTGTCGGCCGGTATTGCGATCGCCTTATCAGACGTTCTCAAGAACATGGCAGGCTGGATGTACCTGCTCACCAGGCGGCCGTTCAAGGTCGGCGATCGCATCGAGATCAATGAAGTCCGGGGAGATGTCGTGGACATCCGCCTCTTCCGTTTCTCCCTCATGGAAGTCGGCAACTGGGTCGACGCCGACCAGTCCACGGGCAGGCTGATACACATCCCGAACGGCAACGTATTCACCACCCCCATCGCCAACTACACCGAAGGGTTTGAGTACATCTGGCACGAGCTGCCGTTCCTGGTGACCTTCGAATCTAACTGGCGGGCAGCCGAAGCGATGCTCAACGCCGCCCTTGCAGAACACGCTCCCAAGCTGGACCGGGCCGCCGAGATGCAGATCCGATCGACCGCCCGGCGCTACCAGATCAAGATCGGTGCGATCACGCCCATTGTCTACATGACGGTGCGAGACAGCGGCGTGCTGCTCACCGGCCGCTTCCTGGTCGACGCCCGCAGAAGGAGGGGGACCGAGGAGCTCATCTGGCGGTCGATACTCGATGCGATCGCCGCCGATCCGACGGTCGAGCTGGCCTACCCAACCGTGCGGACCTTCTTCCAGGGTTCTCTACCGATTACCCAGTCTCCAGCCGGGAGCGACCAGGACAAGCCCGGCGGATAA